In Arachis hypogaea cultivar Tifrunner chromosome 17, arahy.Tifrunner.gnm2.J5K5, whole genome shotgun sequence, a single window of DNA contains:
- the LOC112766012 gene encoding uncharacterized protein, whose translation MSLYLMAPTFRGVVAVEGTTAVVVGVTKVDAVATTAMVVEESKEAWVLVVTVEFVVVVGKVEDVMTVMHATAVVEWVKDCNQGGGGCRGRFGGICAGGSCYNCRHFWAFYNRPPNKLYEKMKQVTTSDHSQETRSHLGRRLSPLM comes from the exons ATGTCACTGTACCTGATGGCTCCAACCTTCAGGGGAGTCGTCGCAGTGGAAGGGACAACAGCGGTGGTGGTAGGGGTTACGAAGGTGGATGCGGTGGCAACGACGGCTATGGTGGTGGAGGAGTCTAAGGAAGCATGGGTCCTAGTGGTCACGGTAGAATTCGTCGTGGTAGTAGGTAAGGTAGAGGATGTGATGACGGTCATGCATGCTACAGCCGTGGTGGAATGGGTCAAGGATTGCAATCAGGGAGGAGGCGGATGCAGAGGTAGGTTCGGCGGCATTTGTGCCGGCGGAAGCTGCTACAACTGTAGGCATTTCTGGGCATTTTACAACAGACCGCCCAACAAGCTCTATGAGAAaatgaaa CAGGTAACAACATCAGATCACTCTCAAGAGACACGCTCCCACCTAGgg AGGCGTCTTTCTCCGTTGATGTAG